The Streptomyces sp. RKAG293 genome includes a region encoding these proteins:
- a CDS encoding helix-turn-helix domain-containing protein — protein MKTTVESSGLPADAFSAKCPTRQVLDHIAGKWTILVMDALTEGTMRYTELSRRIEGVSQKMLTQTLRSLEADGFVTRTIHPTIPPRVDYDLTSLGRSLAEPISALRQWTEHHINEIEDARRQARGARACPADHERPLRRLARPLAALPKRPNTTGMRALRRLARHRTRRRLGRP, from the coding sequence ATGAAGACCACCGTGGAGTCCTCAGGACTGCCGGCCGACGCTTTCTCGGCGAAGTGCCCGACCCGCCAGGTGCTCGACCACATCGCAGGCAAGTGGACGATCCTGGTCATGGACGCCCTCACCGAGGGCACCATGCGATACACCGAGCTCAGTCGGCGCATCGAGGGCGTCTCGCAGAAGATGCTGACTCAGACCCTGCGCAGTCTCGAGGCCGACGGGTTCGTCACCCGCACGATCCATCCCACCATCCCGCCCCGGGTCGACTACGACCTCACATCGCTCGGCCGCAGCCTGGCCGAGCCCATCAGTGCGCTCCGGCAGTGGACGGAGCATCACATCAACGAGATCGAAGACGCGCGGCGACAGGCGCGTGGGGCTAGGGCCTGTCCGGCCGATCACGAACGGCCCCTTCGCCGCCTGGCACGGCCCCTCGCGGCGTTGCCGAAACGCCCGAATACAACCGGTATGCGGGCGCTCCGGCGCCTTGCGAGGCACCGCACCAGACGACGCCTGGGCCGCCCATGA
- a CDS encoding Tat pathway signal protein: MTKEQPLRQRTTRRRGPWAAVAFSVLTIGALTAVLPAEAATTGATTAHPARPGLPVPTGRFQVSEVAVHLVDHSRPDPWQTGQNYRELMATVYYPTAHAAHHPAPPYMLPRAAEHFDSVTANDYLGMTLPTGRIDWAATVTHVAEGAPVAGGDGKRPVLIYSPGLGEPRTWGTTLVADLASRGYIVVTIDNTYEAPEVQFPNGSLATMVTPTDPNAFIQKSLAVRTADTGFVLDQLGLLNTGRNPDADGRRLPNGLAGALDLSRVGMFGHSLGGTAAATAMDADPRIRAGINMDGNLTDFDGTLMPVAEHGLARPFLLMGKDGMTDTGPGWQAFRAHTPGWTRQLTLRGSEHASFTDAEALLPQLGLPPATRTQDIGTIEPATAIRTNEAYVAAYFDHWLRGRSGRLLDGPSDRYPAMEFVD, encoded by the coding sequence ATGACGAAGGAACAGCCGCTCAGGCAACGAACCACCCGGCGTCGCGGGCCGTGGGCCGCGGTCGCCTTCTCGGTCCTCACGATCGGCGCTCTGACCGCCGTCCTGCCCGCCGAGGCCGCCACGACCGGTGCCACAACCGCGCACCCGGCCCGCCCGGGGCTGCCCGTCCCTACGGGCAGGTTCCAGGTCAGCGAGGTGGCTGTGCACCTCGTCGACCACTCCCGGCCCGACCCGTGGCAGACCGGCCAGAACTACCGCGAACTGATGGCCACCGTTTACTACCCCACAGCTCATGCGGCGCACCACCCCGCACCGCCGTACATGCTTCCCCGTGCGGCGGAGCACTTCGACTCGGTGACCGCCAACGACTACCTCGGGATGACCCTGCCGACCGGGCGGATCGACTGGGCGGCCACGGTCACGCACGTAGCCGAGGGAGCTCCCGTTGCCGGCGGAGACGGGAAGAGGCCGGTGCTGATCTACTCCCCCGGACTGGGTGAACCCCGGACCTGGGGCACCACCCTGGTGGCGGATCTCGCCAGCCGGGGCTACATCGTGGTCACCATCGACAACACCTACGAAGCCCCGGAAGTCCAGTTCCCCAACGGATCGCTGGCCACCATGGTCACGCCGACGGATCCCAACGCGTTCATTCAGAAGTCCCTCGCCGTCCGGACCGCCGACACCGGTTTCGTACTCGACCAGTTGGGCCTGCTGAACACCGGCCGGAACCCTGACGCGGACGGCCGGCGCCTGCCGAACGGCCTCGCCGGAGCGCTCGACCTGTCCAGGGTCGGCATGTTCGGCCACTCACTGGGCGGCACCGCCGCGGCCACGGCCATGGACGCCGACCCGCGGATCCGCGCCGGCATCAACATGGACGGCAACCTGACCGACTTCGACGGCACGCTCATGCCCGTGGCCGAGCACGGACTCGCCCGGCCGTTCCTGCTGATGGGCAAGGACGGGATGACGGACACCGGCCCCGGCTGGCAGGCGTTCCGCGCCCACACACCCGGCTGGACCCGCCAGCTCACGCTGCGCGGTTCTGAGCACGCGTCGTTCACGGACGCGGAAGCGCTGCTCCCGCAGCTGGGCCTGCCCCCTGCCACCCGGACGCAGGACATCGGAACCATCGAGCCGGCCACGGCGATCCGTACCAATGAGGCCTACGTGGCGGCGTACTTCGACCACTGGTTGCGTGGGCGGAGCGGCCGGCTGCTGGACGGGCCGTCGGACCGGTACCCGGCGATGGAGTTCGTCGACTGA
- a CDS encoding S8 family serine peptidase has translation MGSTSRARTAALAAAVAGTLITGTASAGTQPARAAGSTAQDGTTATAKASAAGTATVTLITGDRVVVGGNGRVVQLMRGKGRQGTVFSVRREGEHTYVIPQDALHMIGDGVLDRRLFDVAQLVKDEYDDAHRTTLPLIVGYRRDAAAAGALTAASDAFAGVAHERRPLPAVDGEAFNAPKSDATALWSVVSGGTNARTAGAAPVAPIAHLWLDAKVRAALDTSVPQIGAPTMWQAGYTGKGVKVAVLDSGVDQNHPDLKGVETAEKNFSSSPDSKDRFGHGTHVASIFAGSGAQSGGRYKGVAPGVQLLDGKVLDDSGFGDSSSIVSGMQWAVDQGAKVVNMSIGGGDDLDIDPMEEAIARLSGKALFVVSAGNTGNGAHTINSPGSAPAALTVGAVDKQDQFAPFSSCGPTATGESKPDLTAPGVDITAALTTENTEPSGNGYTTMSGTSMSAPHAAGAAALLFQQHPTWSGAQIKALLTGSAKPNPALNAYQQGAGRVDLTRAATAVVVSEPGSLAFGTQLWPHADDKPVAKSLTYRNYGAKAVTLRLSAAGTDPAGHPAPAGMFTVKDAVLTVPAGGSATTTVTVDTRKGTVDGAFGGGVLAAGDGQSVRTGLAVVREVESYELTLRHTDVNGAAPLSFYTTVTAVGGDLPARIDFPNNPTGVITQRLPKGDYQLESFVYSPDDRMAIFVQPVLKLSAKTTITLDSRKAKPFTVTAPDPAARLVSATVGYEDLAAGVSNSWVTDGQTQILTAALGPAGAQLHAQYSGVWKTPGAAGKNVDYRLVFPRKGSWFTGLTRKVTPAEVAEVKLGFGASVSGAKGLVWVNPTDENDYGVAVQDPDPQSLPLATTQYVSAAGLRWSWSALQVNAQGEGRIAYNEGPVAYQPATRHTLNFNTGVVGPELEAGNDQGALRSGDSIDTRIQLFNDGSGHSGSSVVTEGFTRLESGGRVIAEGSATDWLSAEVPAASAVYRLSMEASRSAEDTSTSTKVAAAWTFTSGRPPADRTVELPLSTVRFSPNLSLSGTAPGGGTLKVPLRLGGTAAAAGQVAALTVRVSFDGGTTWKPLTVTTDATGDRSVSVRHPATARTVSLQVDLKDKAGNTVRETITNAYRLAAVR, from the coding sequence ATGGGATCCACATCAAGGGCGAGAACGGCGGCGCTCGCTGCCGCGGTGGCCGGGACGCTGATCACGGGGACGGCGTCGGCCGGCACGCAGCCGGCGCGGGCCGCCGGCTCCACCGCACAGGACGGCACGACGGCGACGGCGAAGGCGTCGGCCGCCGGAACCGCGACCGTGACGCTGATCACCGGCGACCGCGTCGTCGTCGGTGGTAACGGCCGCGTCGTCCAGCTCATGCGCGGCAAGGGCCGCCAGGGGACCGTCTTCTCGGTGCGGCGCGAGGGCGAGCACACATACGTCATCCCGCAGGATGCCCTCCACATGATCGGCGACGGCGTCCTCGACCGGCGGCTGTTCGACGTTGCCCAGCTCGTCAAGGACGAGTACGACGACGCGCACCGCACCACGCTGCCCCTGATCGTCGGCTATCGGCGGGACGCCGCCGCAGCGGGGGCTTTGACCGCCGCAAGCGACGCGTTCGCCGGGGTCGCGCACGAGCGCCGGCCGCTGCCCGCCGTCGACGGCGAGGCGTTCAACGCGCCCAAGTCCGACGCCACGGCCCTGTGGTCGGTGGTCAGCGGCGGCACGAACGCCCGTACGGCGGGAGCCGCGCCCGTGGCACCCATCGCCCACCTGTGGCTGGACGCGAAGGTCCGCGCGGCCCTCGACACGAGTGTGCCGCAGATCGGCGCGCCCACCATGTGGCAGGCGGGCTACACCGGAAAGGGCGTCAAGGTGGCGGTCCTGGACTCGGGGGTCGACCAGAACCACCCCGACCTCAAGGGCGTCGAGACGGCGGAGAAGAACTTCAGCTCATCGCCCGACTCGAAGGACCGCTTCGGGCACGGCACGCATGTGGCGTCCATCTTCGCCGGGTCGGGCGCGCAATCGGGAGGCCGCTACAAGGGCGTGGCGCCCGGCGTGCAGCTCCTGGACGGCAAGGTCCTGGACGACAGCGGCTTCGGCGACTCCTCAAGCATCGTCAGCGGCATGCAGTGGGCCGTCGACCAGGGCGCGAAAGTCGTCAACATGAGTATCGGGGGCGGCGACGACCTGGACATCGATCCGATGGAGGAGGCGATCGCCCGACTCTCCGGCAAGGCCCTGTTCGTGGTGAGCGCGGGCAACACGGGCAACGGGGCCCACACGATCAACTCGCCCGGCAGCGCTCCCGCGGCGCTCACCGTCGGCGCGGTCGACAAGCAGGACCAGTTCGCGCCGTTCTCCAGCTGCGGCCCGACGGCCACCGGGGAGTCCAAGCCGGACCTCACCGCCCCGGGCGTCGACATCACCGCGGCTTTGACCACGGAGAACACCGAGCCCTCGGGCAACGGCTACACCACCATGTCCGGGACCTCGATGTCCGCCCCGCACGCCGCGGGCGCCGCCGCCCTGCTGTTCCAGCAGCACCCGACCTGGAGCGGTGCCCAGATCAAGGCGCTGCTGACCGGATCGGCGAAGCCCAACCCGGCGCTCAACGCGTACCAGCAGGGCGCGGGCCGGGTCGACCTGACACGGGCCGCCACGGCGGTCGTCGTCTCCGAGCCCGGCTCGCTCGCCTTCGGCACGCAGCTCTGGCCGCACGCCGACGACAAGCCGGTCGCGAAGTCGCTCACCTACCGCAACTACGGCGCCAAAGCCGTCACCTTGCGGCTGAGCGCGGCCGGGACCGACCCGGCGGGCCACCCGGCTCCGGCCGGGATGTTCACCGTCAAGGACGCCGTGCTGACCGTCCCCGCCGGTGGCAGCGCGACGACCACCGTCACCGTCGACACCCGTAAGGGCACGGTCGACGGTGCGTTCGGTGGCGGTGTGCTGGCCGCCGGGGACGGCCAGTCGGTACGCACCGGCCTCGCGGTCGTCCGCGAGGTGGAGTCGTACGAACTCACCCTGCGGCACACGGACGTCAACGGCGCGGCTCCGCTGAGCTTCTACACCACGGTCACCGCGGTCGGCGGGGATCTGCCGGCACGCATTGATTTCCCGAACAACCCGACGGGCGTCATCACCCAGCGGCTGCCCAAGGGCGACTACCAGCTGGAGAGCTTCGTCTACAGCCCGGACGACCGGATGGCCATCTTCGTCCAGCCGGTGTTGAAGCTGAGCGCGAAGACCACGATCACGCTCGATTCCCGTAAGGCCAAGCCGTTCACCGTCACCGCCCCGGATCCGGCCGCACGGCTGGTGAGCGCTACCGTCGGATACGAGGACCTGGCAGCGGGAGTGAGCAACTCCTGGGTCACGGACGGGCAGACGCAGATCCTCACCGCCGCGCTCGGGCCGGCCGGTGCTCAGCTGCACGCGCAGTACAGCGGCGTGTGGAAGACCCCCGGCGCGGCCGGCAAGAACGTCGACTACCGGCTGGTCTTCCCCCGAAAGGGCAGCTGGTTCACCGGTCTCACCCGCAAGGTCACCCCGGCGGAGGTCGCCGAGGTGAAACTCGGCTTCGGTGCATCCGTCTCCGGGGCGAAGGGTCTGGTCTGGGTGAATCCGACGGACGAGAACGACTACGGCGTCGCCGTGCAGGACCCGGACCCGCAGAGTCTGCCGCTGGCCACCACGCAGTACGTCAGTGCCGCCGGGCTGCGCTGGTCCTGGAGCGCGTTGCAGGTCAACGCCCAAGGCGAAGGGCGCATCGCGTACAACGAGGGCCCGGTGGCCTACCAGCCGGCCACGCGCCACACGCTGAACTTCAACACCGGCGTGGTCGGGCCCGAGCTGGAGGCGGGGAACGATCAGGGCGCCCTCCGGTCCGGCGACTCCATCGACACCAGGATCCAGCTGTTCAACGACGGCAGCGGTCACTCGGGCTCGTCCGTCGTCACCGAGGGCTTCACCCGGCTGGAGTCCGGCGGCCGGGTCATCGCCGAGGGGTCGGCCACCGACTGGCTGAGCGCCGAGGTTCCTGCCGCCTCCGCGGTGTACCGCCTGAGCATGGAGGCGAGCCGATCCGCCGAGGACACCTCCACCAGCACGAAGGTCGCCGCAGCCTGGACGTTCACCTCGGGCCGGCCGCCCGCGGACCGGACGGTCGAACTGCCGCTGTCGACGGTGCGGTTCTCGCCGAACCTGAGCCTGAGCGGCACGGCGCCCGGGGGCGGCACGCTGAAGGTGCCGCTGCGGTTGGGCGGCACGGCCGCCGCGGCCGGGCAGGTCGCCGCACTGACCGTCAGGGTCTCCTTCGACGGGGGTACGACCTGGAAGCCGCTCACGGTGACGACCGACGCGACGGGGGATCGCTCGGTGAGCGTGCGGCACCCGGCGACGGCCAGGACCGTGTCCCTCCAGGTGGACCTGAAGGACAAGGCCGGCAACACCGTCCGGGAGACGATCACGAACGCCTACCGGCTCGCCGCCGTGAGGTGA
- a CDS encoding nitroreductase family protein has product MTHPTMSVAEAILTRRTVRHYRPDPVPAAALDRLVALAVEAPTSWNLQDRSVVAVTSDEVRKGLALATGGQPQPQEAPLMLVFVAEPASWRDDHSDVHELALRNGAWSDEFATMFSAAAHAFQEDLEERGLLREYAVKDAMIAATYVMLAATEMGLATSPMNGWDELQVKQAIGIGDRDDLAIALLVSVGYPAEERRHPGRRDRERNVFHESYGSQGNTARVG; this is encoded by the coding sequence ATGACGCATCCCACCATGTCCGTTGCCGAAGCGATCCTCACCCGCCGCACCGTCCGCCACTACCGGCCCGATCCCGTCCCTGCCGCCGCCCTCGACCGCCTGGTCGCTCTCGCCGTAGAAGCGCCCACCAGTTGGAACCTCCAGGATCGATCGGTCGTCGCTGTCACCAGCGACGAGGTCCGGAAGGGTCTGGCCCTGGCCACCGGCGGTCAGCCCCAGCCGCAGGAGGCACCCCTCATGCTGGTCTTCGTCGCCGAGCCCGCATCCTGGCGCGACGACCACAGCGACGTCCATGAACTGGCGCTCCGCAACGGAGCGTGGAGCGATGAGTTCGCCACGATGTTCTCCGCGGCGGCACACGCGTTCCAGGAGGACCTCGAGGAACGCGGCCTGCTGCGTGAGTACGCGGTCAAGGACGCCATGATCGCGGCCACCTACGTCATGCTCGCCGCCACCGAGATGGGGCTGGCCACCTCCCCGATGAACGGCTGGGACGAGCTCCAGGTGAAGCAGGCGATCGGCATCGGTGATCGCGACGACCTGGCGATCGCGCTGCTCGTGTCCGTCGGATATCCGGCGGAGGAACGACGCCATCCCGGCCGCCGGGACCGGGAACGCAACGTCTTCCACGAGTCGTACGGATCGCAGGGGAATACCGCGCGGGTCGGCTAG